A genomic window from Montipora capricornis isolate CH-2021 chromosome 8, ASM3666992v2, whole genome shotgun sequence includes:
- the LOC138059346 gene encoding allatostatin-A receptor-like has product MHTGFAIFFSILIFINLVGNTLVILIVTLNKSMRSPINFLLINLATADMIVAVFIGIPFVITPTISHPEGKNGIILCKMFTGGNIGWIGALASVFSLIAIAIERYGAVMYPHSRKGKLTRTKLLILIVICWSLSALWAIPGFMAVTYIREFRSCGHMWSKPVYGHFYTVGWSVVAGVIPLGVMGFLYSRMVYRLWLRKENIREETQKALKRHRKRVTKMVVFVTVIYVLCWVPELLIYFLGFTGTITLVGIHHTIASALIVFNSSVNPIVYSLQSSQFRKHLSELICCKRNRVSAMESIAPSSISPRRQEMETVEEEEGGLAGHPSHHGIEKVTSEKILIPLTNATEDNIKT; this is encoded by the coding sequence ATGCACACTGGCTTCGCAATATTCTTCTCGATACTAATATTTATCAACCTTGTGGGAAATACGCTGGTGATTCTTATTGTTACGCTGAATAAATCCATGAGATCACCAATCAACTTCCTCCTTATCAATCTCGCAACCGCCGACATGATTGTTGCAGTCTTCATTGGCATTCCTTTCGTAATTACACCTACTATCTCCCACCCCGAAGGGAAAAATGGAATTATTCTCTGTAAGATGTTCACTGGCGGAAACATTGGTTGGATTGGTGCGCTGGCATCTGTCTTTTCTCTAATTGCTATAGCAATCGAACGCTACGGAGCTGTAATGTACCCTCACAGCCGAAAAGGAAAACTTACAAGAACCAAGCTTCTAATCCTTATTGTCATCTGCTGGTCGCTTTCCGCCCTTTGGGCAATCCCTGGTTTTATGGCTGTTACATACATAAGGGAGTTTCGGAGTTGCGGGCACATGTGGTCCAAGCCCGTTTACGGGCACTTTTATACCGTTGGGTGGTCTGTGGTGGCTGGTGTCATCCCCCTAGGCGTCATGGGATTCCTGTACTCCAGAATGGTCTATCGCCTTTGGCTCAGAAAGGAAAACATTCGCGAGGAAACCCAGAAAGCTCTAAAACGCCACCGCAAACGAGTGACAAAGATGGTTGTCTTTGTGACTGTCATTTACGTGTTGTGCTGGGTTCCTGAGCTTTTGATCTACTTCCTTGGCTTCACTGGCACCATCACGCTCGTTGGAATTCATCACACAATCGCCTCTGCTTTGATCGTTTTCAACTCCAGTGTTAACCCTATCGTCTACAGCCTACAGAGCAGTCAGTTTCGAAAACATTTGTCAGAACTAATTTGCTGCAAAAGGAACAGAGTTTCAGCTATGGAGTCCATTGCTCCCTCCAGCATATCGCCAAGACGGCAAGAAATGGAAACGGTAGAGGAGGAAGAGGGAGGCTTAGCAGGACACCCGTCCCATCACGGCATTGAAAAAGTCACATCTGAGAAAATTTTGATTCCACTTACAAATGCAACCGAAGATAATATTAAAACCTGA